A genomic region of Devosia ginsengisoli contains the following coding sequences:
- a CDS encoding dihydrodipicolinate synthase family protein translates to MTQTDIATRLGRTVVAVPPVAWTNELELAEEQNRKLIKHIERGGVGALLYGGNANLYHYDRGRFAALLDLLGDAADPGTDIIPSIGPDFGKLLDEARLLRNRSFAGVMALPMSFPTHPDGIEKAIRAAADTLGAPLILYIKREHYLTPERVAALLGDGAICFVKYAVERSDPAGDQYLSNLCSAIGPGNIASGMGETPIHVHLPDHGLRTYTSGGVCIAPNAAMAILAAYRAGDRAEARRLSAPFLHFERVRAAINGFSVMHDAVTLSGIADMGPILPMAGNVAEADRPKVQEAVAALVALDKTCQKSA, encoded by the coding sequence GTGACGCAGACAGACATCGCTACCCGGCTTGGCCGCACCGTGGTCGCGGTCCCGCCCGTTGCCTGGACCAATGAGCTGGAGCTGGCAGAGGAACAAAACCGTAAACTTATCAAACATATAGAACGCGGCGGCGTTGGTGCCCTGCTCTATGGCGGCAATGCCAATCTCTACCACTACGATCGCGGGCGTTTCGCCGCGCTGCTGGACCTGCTGGGCGATGCGGCAGATCCCGGCACCGATATCATCCCCTCGATTGGCCCTGACTTCGGAAAGTTGTTGGACGAAGCGCGGCTATTGCGAAACCGCAGCTTCGCTGGGGTGATGGCCCTGCCCATGAGCTTCCCCACCCATCCGGATGGAATCGAGAAAGCCATTCGTGCCGCCGCCGATACACTCGGCGCTCCGCTGATCCTCTATATCAAGCGCGAGCACTATCTGACTCCGGAGCGGGTAGCCGCGCTGTTGGGCGATGGCGCGATCTGCTTCGTCAAATATGCGGTGGAACGTTCCGACCCGGCGGGCGACCAGTATTTGTCGAACCTTTGCAGCGCCATCGGGCCTGGCAACATCGCCAGCGGCATGGGCGAGACGCCGATCCATGTCCACCTGCCCGACCATGGGCTGCGCACGTATACGTCCGGCGGGGTCTGCATCGCGCCAAATGCCGCCATGGCCATCCTCGCCGCCTACCGGGCAGGTGATCGGGCCGAGGCCAGACGGCTGTCTGCGCCGTTCCTGCATTTCGAAAGGGTTCGCGCGGCCATCAACGGCTTTTCAGTTATGCATGATGCGGTCACCCTGTCGGGCATAGCCGATATGGGTCCCATCCTGCCGATGGCGGGCAATGTCGCCGAAGCCGATCGGCCAAAGGTGCAGGAAGCCGTCGCTGCCCTTGTCGCGCTCGACAAGACCTGCCAGAAATCGGCTTGA
- a CDS encoding mandelate racemase/muconate lactonizing enzyme family protein: MLHSDVKSRDTIRITGVKLTTIQTKRRTGAISSHMILELSTDSGITGLGEISDLDCYRMYMPDPEAVRVGIEKVALGQNAFEIAALHERLLAYMPSYFRYANTYPPFSPASQIAAGVEMAFYDIVGKAFDTPVYNLLGGKQRDSFEITYPVFQAKKESDTERYLGYMDDLVEEGVTRFRYYVGVNFEQDEKFLSAFRDRFGDKVRLKALDFQGHHHWRDTLRIYDRFKQYGFELIESPTLVEDYEGMAELRKRIDVDISEHISSFAQAMRMIRANAVDVFNITIQSGGIYQAKKLFDLSEAAGLKCLISTTQELSLGTSANAHLAAVVPQLHYAGDPVGPLLYTEDVVTETLKYEDSRLIIPTGPGLGFELDRDKLEALRAPLVEWDRPAHGANYVSD; the protein is encoded by the coding sequence ATGCTGCATTCCGACGTCAAATCCCGCGACACCATCCGCATCACGGGCGTCAAGCTCACCACTATCCAGACCAAGCGTCGTACCGGGGCGATCAGCTCGCACATGATCCTCGAGCTCTCGACGGATTCGGGTATTACCGGCCTGGGCGAGATTTCCGATCTGGACTGCTACCGGATGTATATGCCCGACCCGGAGGCGGTGCGCGTGGGCATCGAGAAGGTGGCCCTGGGCCAGAACGCCTTCGAGATTGCGGCGCTACATGAGCGGCTGCTGGCCTACATGCCGTCCTATTTCCGCTACGCCAATACCTACCCGCCCTTCAGCCCGGCCTCGCAGATCGCGGCCGGTGTCGAAATGGCCTTCTACGATATTGTCGGCAAGGCTTTCGATACCCCGGTCTACAACCTGCTCGGCGGCAAGCAGCGCGACAGTTTCGAGATCACCTATCCGGTGTTCCAGGCCAAGAAGGAAAGCGATACCGAACGCTATCTCGGCTATATGGACGACCTGGTCGAAGAGGGCGTCACTCGCTTCCGCTATTATGTCGGCGTCAATTTCGAGCAGGACGAGAAATTCCTCAGCGCCTTCCGCGATCGCTTCGGGGACAAGGTGCGGCTCAAGGCGCTGGATTTCCAGGGTCACCATCACTGGCGCGACACGCTGCGCATCTATGATCGTTTCAAGCAATACGGCTTCGAACTGATCGAGAGCCCCACGCTGGTCGAGGACTATGAGGGCATGGCCGAGCTGCGCAAGCGGATCGACGTGGACATTTCAGAGCATATTTCGAGCTTCGCCCAAGCCATGCGCATGATCCGCGCCAATGCGGTGGACGTGTTCAACATCACCATCCAGTCGGGCGGCATCTACCAGGCCAAGAAACTGTTCGACCTCTCGGAAGCGGCAGGCCTCAAATGCCTGATCTCGACCACCCAGGAGCTGAGCCTGGGCACATCGGCCAATGCCCATCTGGCCGCCGTGGTGCCGCAACTGCACTATGCCGGCGATCCGGTCGGGCCGCTGCTCTATACCGAGGACGTGGTCACCGAGACGCTCAAATACGAGGACTCGCGCCTCATCATCCCCACAGGACCTGGCCTCGGCTTTGAGCTTGACCGCGACAAGCTGGAAGCGCTGCGCGCGCCACTGGTCGAATGGGATCGCCCCGCCCATGGCGCCAATTACGTTTCGGACTGA
- a CDS encoding cupin domain-containing protein gives MSENGLGALRVFNVMQMLEGHPPRTNFNVFRLDDKYNLRIARVEGRFPWHRHTNGDEGWLILSGRLRIDVEGHPSQEMGPMEGTMIPMGLVHSPIALEEDTVVAVFNVDGFQHQYRDDNPELKNFAEMDAR, from the coding sequence ATGAGTGAAAACGGACTGGGCGCGCTGCGCGTCTTCAACGTGATGCAGATGCTTGAGGGACATCCCCCACGCACCAATTTCAACGTGTTCCGGCTGGACGATAAATACAATCTGCGCATCGCGCGGGTGGAGGGGCGCTTCCCCTGGCATCGTCACACCAATGGCGACGAGGGCTGGCTGATCCTGAGTGGTCGGCTGCGCATCGATGTCGAAGGGCACCCGTCCCAGGAGATGGGGCCGATGGAAGGCACGATGATTCCCATGGGCCTGGTGCATTCACCCATCGCATTGGAGGAGGACACGGTCGTCGCCGTGTTCAATGTCGATGGCTTCCAGCACCAATACCGGGACGATAACCCGGAACTGAAGAATTTCGCCGAAATGGACGCCCGCTAG
- a CDS encoding tripartite tricarboxylate transporter substrate-binding protein encodes MKVINATSLGLALLAFGAAAQPAWAQVAWPTGEIRMFVAAAAGGSTDLVARTLETHLEKQLDTNILVVNQTAGGGAVATSSVATAEPDGGTILLHHALLHTTYLFGRSDINYESYDTLGTVSQVNNLLVASADAPYKTLAELKDYAAANSGTLRLASQLGGTTQVLGDAVASWGEGHIRVVDAGTEADRVVAILGDQVDLALLTVSTAAQYVEAGEVVPLAVFNKGAGRSGAGLAAGQFGRARCQLPAGLYPACHQGLAGRTARYVR; translated from the coding sequence ATGAAAGTTATCAACGCAACCAGCCTGGGTCTTGCCCTGCTGGCCTTCGGCGCGGCCGCGCAGCCGGCTTGGGCACAGGTAGCCTGGCCGACGGGCGAAATCCGCATGTTCGTGGCCGCTGCCGCCGGCGGTTCCACGGATCTTGTGGCCCGTACGCTGGAAACCCATCTCGAAAAGCAGCTCGATACCAATATCCTGGTCGTCAACCAGACGGCCGGTGGCGGCGCGGTTGCGACCAGCTCGGTCGCCACGGCCGAGCCTGATGGCGGCACTATCCTGCTGCATCATGCGCTGCTGCACACCACCTATCTGTTCGGCCGCTCGGACATCAACTACGAGTCCTATGACACGCTCGGCACGGTGAGCCAGGTGAACAACCTTCTGGTGGCCAGCGCCGATGCGCCCTACAAGACGCTTGCCGAACTCAAGGACTATGCCGCCGCCAATAGCGGTACCCTGCGGCTGGCCAGCCAGCTCGGCGGCACGACCCAAGTGCTGGGCGACGCCGTGGCAAGCTGGGGCGAGGGCCATATCCGCGTCGTCGATGCCGGCACCGAAGCCGACCGCGTGGTCGCCATTCTCGGCGATCAGGTCGACCTGGCGCTGCTGACTGTTTCCACGGCCGCCCAGTATGTCGAGGCCGGCGAAGTCGTGCCACTCGCCGTGTTCAACAAGGGAGCCGGACGCAGCGGCGCCGGATTGGCCGCTGGGCAGTTCGGGCGGGCTCGATGCCAGCTTCCCGCTGGTCTTTACCCTGCATGCCACCAAGGGCTGGCCGGACGAACTGCGCGCTACGTTCGATGA
- a CDS encoding tripartite tricarboxylate transporter TctB family protein, protein MTGQTDRIFGIGFLVMGLGLFAYSLSFRETDLMGDLGPGFLPGLVGVILAILGTLQAIRPGNKQAEPIDRQRFILAVVFFLAVAVYALFFAWFGFSWPSFVFLIAVMSLLGGRSPRSLAIYALLSAVFVGLIGWVLLHVLSVPLRGVWFLN, encoded by the coding sequence ATGACCGGCCAAACCGACCGTATCTTCGGGATCGGTTTTCTCGTCATGGGGCTGGGGCTGTTCGCATACAGCCTCAGCTTCCGGGAAACCGACCTGATGGGCGATCTGGGCCCGGGATTTCTCCCGGGCCTGGTTGGCGTCATCCTGGCCATATTGGGAACGCTGCAGGCCATCCGTCCCGGCAACAAGCAGGCCGAACCGATCGACAGGCAGCGGTTTATCCTTGCCGTGGTCTTCTTCCTGGCGGTGGCGGTCTATGCCCTGTTCTTTGCCTGGTTCGGCTTTTCCTGGCCGAGTTTCGTGTTCCTGATCGCCGTCATGTCGCTGCTTGGCGGGCGCTCGCCGCGCTCCCTGGCGATCTATGCGCTCCTTTCGGCGGTCTTTGTCGGACTTATCGGCTGGGTGCTGCTTCACGTCCTCTCCGTGCCGCTGCGCGGCGTGTGGTTCCTCAACTAG